Proteins from a genomic interval of Quercus lobata isolate SW786 chromosome 11, ValleyOak3.0 Primary Assembly, whole genome shotgun sequence:
- the LOC115968463 gene encoding protein LAZ1 isoform X2, protein MYCFGRYLVACLGGEERTIEFMEREGRASSKTPLLEHGYEKGTVKHPFPMNYFLKPWTLGKWFYQVIKIGIVQYMLIKTLSAILAVVLEAYGIYCDGEFKWGCGYPYMAVVLNFSQSWALYCLVQFYTVTKDELAHIQPLAKFLTFKSIVFLTWWQGVAIALLYSLGLFKSSIAQGLQLKSSVQDFVICIEMAIASVVHLYVFPAKPYELMGDRFPGSISVLGDYSADCPLDPDEVRDSERPIKLRLPQPDIDVRSGMTIRESVRDLVIGGGEHIVKDVRFTVTQAVEPMEKGFTRFGEKLHKISQNIKKNDKDRRRTKDDSCVATSSPTRRMIRGIDDPLLIGSISDSGVSRGRKHHRRKSGNTSAESGGESSSDQSYGGYLVRGRRWVTKE, encoded by the exons ATGTATTGCTTTGGAAGATACCTTGTTGCGTGCTTGG GTGGGGAAGAGAGGACTATTGAGTTTATGGAAAGAGAAGGACGTGCAAGCTCTAAAACTCCACTATTAGAACACGGATATGAAAAAGGAACCGTAAAGCATCCTTTTCCAATGAACTATTTCTTGAAGCCATGGACACTAGGCAAATGGTTTTACCAAGTTATCAAAATTGGAATTGTTCAATAT ATGTTAATAAAGACTCTATCTGCTATTTTAGCTGTAGTCCTTGAAGCCTATGGTATTTATTGTGATGGAGAATTCAAATGGGGATGCGG GTATCCTTACATGGCAGTGGTTCTAAATTTCAGTCAGTCGTGGGCTTTGTATTGTCTTGTTCAATTTTATACTGTAACAAAGGATGAATTGGCACACATACAACCATTGGCTAAATTTCTGACatttaaatcaattgtgttcTTGACTTGGTGGCAAGGTGTGGCAATTGCTCTTCTCTATTCCCTTGGTTTGTTCAAAAGTTCTATAGCTCAAGGTTTACAGTTAAAGTCAAGCGTTCAAGATTTCGTCATTTGTATAGAG ATGGCCATTGCTTCCGTTGTTCACCTCTATGTGTTTCCTGCAAAACCTTATGAGCTAATGGGGGACCGCTTCCCTGGAAGTATTTCAGTTCTTGGAGACTATTCTGCTGACTGTCCTTTGGATCCTGATGAGGTTAGAGACAGTGAGCGGCCCATAAAGTTACGCCTTCCCCAGCCTGACATTGATGTCAGGAGTGGAATGACTATCAGAGAAAGTGTTCGGGATCTTGTTATTGGTGGTGGGGAACAT ATTGTGAAAGATGTGAGGTTCACAGTAACCCAAGCAGTGGAGCCTATGGAGAAGGGGTTCACAAGGTTTGGTGAGAAGTTACATAAGATCTCTCAAAACATTAAGAAGAATGATAAGGatagaagaagaacaaaagatGACAGTTGCGTAGCCACGTCATCACCTACACGGAGGATGATTCGTGGGATAGATGACCCCTTATTAATTGGGAGCATTAGTGATAGTGGAGTCTCGAGGGGAAGGAAGCACCACCGTCGGAAATCAGGAAATACCAGTGCAGAAAGTGGGGGAGAGAGCAGCAGCGATCAAAGCTATGGTGGGTATCTGGTCAGAGGTCGAAGGTGGGTTACTAAAGAGTAG
- the LOC115967159 gene encoding uncharacterized protein LOC115967159: MGERVIGSWNICRLSRCDHYGAVVGISIISLKSKVALNSNIHKIQQVALSNCRRCSASRFPFSSCSLRFPSLFCIMISRQMRLIKTIWIGWGSFFLVGKYMGLKNISSIVAAAVYLLMVKNKENSNPNTKQSQNSSNVRVQWPSKVMTIFCEACVDEVFKGNRLNTHFSKKGWANIIATFEKKTGNEYSRVKYKHKWDSLKKDWVLWNKLKGSETRLGWNAAKGTMAATDEWWERKLMKVPEVAKFQEKGLENVDLLGIMFKDIAATGDLAWAPTSGVLTDDLETPKEGLGDTSTDSSSPNVDDDVHEDETPNLTQPPNPTQNK, encoded by the exons ATGGGTGAAAGAGTGATTGGGAGTTGGAACATTTGTCGCCTGTCGAGATGTGACCATTATGGGGCTGTGGTTGGTATTTCAATTATAAGCCTCAAGTCTAAAGTTGCATTGAATTCAAATATACATAAGATACAACAAG TTGCTCTCTCCAATTGTCGTCGTTGTTCTGCATCACGATTTCCATTTTCCAG CTGCTCTCTCCGATTTCCGTCGTTGTTCTGCATCATGATTTCCAG ACAGATGAGGTTGATCAAAACCATTTGGATTGGATGGGGTTCGTTTTTTCTTGTTGGAAAGTATATGGGTTTGAAGAATATTTCAAGTattgttgctgctgctgtttATTTACTG ATGGTTAAGAATAAGGAGAATTCAAATCCCAACACCAAACAATCCCAAAATAGCTCAAATGTTAGAGTTCAATGGCCATCAAAAGTAATGACTATCTTTTGTGAAGCTTGTGTGGATGAGGTATTTAAGGGTAATCGACTTAATACCCACTTTAGTAAAAAGGGTTGGGCAAATATTATAGCaacttttgaaaagaaaactggAAATGAATATTCTAGGGTGAAGTATAAGCATAAATGGGATAGTTTGAAGAAAGATTGGGTACTTTGGAATAAGTTGAAGGGAAGTGAAACTAGATTGGGTTGGAATGCAGCCAAAGGAACAATGGCTGCAACTGATGAGTGGTGGGAGAGGAAACTAATG AAGGTTCCTGAagttgcaaaatttcaagagaaAGGTTTGGAGAATGTTGACTTATTAGGCATTATGTTTAAGGACATTGCGGCTACAGGAGATTTAGCATGGGCCCCCACTTCAGGTGTGTTAACAGATGATCTTGAGACACCTAAGGAGGGGTTAGGTGATACTTCTACTGACTCATCTTCTCCAAATGTTGATGATGACGTTCATGAAGATGAGACTCCTAACCTCACACAACCACCTAACCCAACacaaaacaaatga
- the LOC115969544 gene encoding auxin-responsive protein SAUR68-like has product MISPKNLLKIARKWEKRASIGRKRIPLRSTNDYVKLESCNASSAVANKGHFVIYTTDDKRFMMPLSYLNNNIFRELFKRSEEEFGISSDGPITLPCDSVFMNYLILLIQRGAAKDLETALLNSIATKCCSSISSCHRSPRICRPKFSSLRLLNHSYMEFVNTL; this is encoded by the coding sequence ATGATCAGCCCCAAGAACCTCCTTAAGATTGCAAGAAAGTGGGAGAAGCGTGCTTCGATAGGGAGGAAAAGAATTCCACTTCGGAGTACGAATGATTATGTGAAATTGGAAAGCTGCAATGCATCATCAGCAGTGGCTAATAAAGGCCATTTTGTTATCTACACCACCGATGATAAGCGTTTCATGATGCCCTTGTCATATCTAAACAACAACATCTTCAGGGAGCTCTTCAAGAGGTCTGAAGAAGAGTTTGGAATATCAAGTGATGGGCCAATCACATTGCCATGTGATTCAGTCTTCATGAATTACTTAATCTTGCTCATCCAAAGAGGTGCAGCTAAAGATTTAGAGACAGCTTTGCTGAATTCCATTGCTACCAAGTGCTgctcttcaatttcttcttgtCATCGATCACCAAGGATTTGCAGGCCAAAATTTAGTTCTTTGCGGCTACTGAATCATTCATATATGGAATTTGTGAATACTCTTTAG
- the LOC115968463 gene encoding protein LAZ1 isoform X1, translating into MKIKKFHGLVTSLTYTAPLWASLFSGSLVLVTLALSIYLLFEHLSAYKNPEEQKFLIGVILMVPCYAVESFVSLVYPSLSVDCGILRDCYESFAMYCFGRYLVACLGGEERTIEFMEREGRASSKTPLLEHGYEKGTVKHPFPMNYFLKPWTLGKWFYQVIKIGIVQYMLIKTLSAILAVVLEAYGIYCDGEFKWGCGYPYMAVVLNFSQSWALYCLVQFYTVTKDELAHIQPLAKFLTFKSIVFLTWWQGVAIALLYSLGLFKSSIAQGLQLKSSVQDFVICIEMAIASVVHLYVFPAKPYELMGDRFPGSISVLGDYSADCPLDPDEVRDSERPIKLRLPQPDIDVRSGMTIRESVRDLVIGGGEHIVKDVRFTVTQAVEPMEKGFTRFGEKLHKISQNIKKNDKDRRRTKDDSCVATSSPTRRMIRGIDDPLLIGSISDSGVSRGRKHHRRKSGNTSAESGGESSSDQSYGGYLVRGRRWVTKE; encoded by the exons atgaagataaaaaaatttcacggTCTTGTAACCTCATTGACCTACACGGCTCCATTATGGGCAAGTCTATTTTCTGGCTCCCTTGTACTTGTTACTCTGGCACTTTCAATATACCTTCTATTCGAGCACCTTTCTGCATACAAGAATCCTGAG GAGCAAAAATTTTTGATTGGTGTTATCCTAATGGTTCCTTGCTATGCGGTAGAATCG TTTGTATCATTGGTGTACCCATCACTTAGCGTTGACTGTGGGATACTACGCGATTGCTATGAGTCCTTTGCCATGTATTGCTTTGGAAGATACCTTGTTGCGTGCTTGG GTGGGGAAGAGAGGACTATTGAGTTTATGGAAAGAGAAGGACGTGCAAGCTCTAAAACTCCACTATTAGAACACGGATATGAAAAAGGAACCGTAAAGCATCCTTTTCCAATGAACTATTTCTTGAAGCCATGGACACTAGGCAAATGGTTTTACCAAGTTATCAAAATTGGAATTGTTCAATAT ATGTTAATAAAGACTCTATCTGCTATTTTAGCTGTAGTCCTTGAAGCCTATGGTATTTATTGTGATGGAGAATTCAAATGGGGATGCGG GTATCCTTACATGGCAGTGGTTCTAAATTTCAGTCAGTCGTGGGCTTTGTATTGTCTTGTTCAATTTTATACTGTAACAAAGGATGAATTGGCACACATACAACCATTGGCTAAATTTCTGACatttaaatcaattgtgttcTTGACTTGGTGGCAAGGTGTGGCAATTGCTCTTCTCTATTCCCTTGGTTTGTTCAAAAGTTCTATAGCTCAAGGTTTACAGTTAAAGTCAAGCGTTCAAGATTTCGTCATTTGTATAGAG ATGGCCATTGCTTCCGTTGTTCACCTCTATGTGTTTCCTGCAAAACCTTATGAGCTAATGGGGGACCGCTTCCCTGGAAGTATTTCAGTTCTTGGAGACTATTCTGCTGACTGTCCTTTGGATCCTGATGAGGTTAGAGACAGTGAGCGGCCCATAAAGTTACGCCTTCCCCAGCCTGACATTGATGTCAGGAGTGGAATGACTATCAGAGAAAGTGTTCGGGATCTTGTTATTGGTGGTGGGGAACAT ATTGTGAAAGATGTGAGGTTCACAGTAACCCAAGCAGTGGAGCCTATGGAGAAGGGGTTCACAAGGTTTGGTGAGAAGTTACATAAGATCTCTCAAAACATTAAGAAGAATGATAAGGatagaagaagaacaaaagatGACAGTTGCGTAGCCACGTCATCACCTACACGGAGGATGATTCGTGGGATAGATGACCCCTTATTAATTGGGAGCATTAGTGATAGTGGAGTCTCGAGGGGAAGGAAGCACCACCGTCGGAAATCAGGAAATACCAGTGCAGAAAGTGGGGGAGAGAGCAGCAGCGATCAAAGCTATGGTGGGTATCTGGTCAGAGGTCGAAGGTGGGTTACTAAAGAGTAG
- the LOC115967375 gene encoding uncharacterized protein LOC115967375, which produces METTSFTRNRYWVLRHGKSIPNERGLIVSSLENGTLAKYQLAPEGVKQAELAGELFQKVLKETNIPLENVRICYSPFSRTTHTAKIVASVLNLPFEGPQFKVMEDLRERFFGPSFELMSHDKYAEIWALDEKDPFMRPEGGECVDDVASRLANALATIESEFQGCAVLIVSHGDPLQILQTILNAVKQQTVSSSNDLASRVQAVRVPSILSQHRKHALLTAELRAVI; this is translated from the exons ATGGAAACCACGTCGTTTACACGCAACAGATACTGGGTCCTGAGGCATGGCAAGAGCATTCCAAACGAGAGAGGCCTTATTGTCTCCTCCCTG GAAAATGGTACGCTTGCTAAATATCAATTGGCGCCTGAAGGTGTTAAGCAAGCAGAGTTGGCTGGAGAGTTATTTCAAAAG GTGCTGAAGGAAACTAACATACCACTTGAAAATGTCCGCATTTGCTACTCTCCATTTTCGAGAACAACTCACACGGCTAAAATTGTTGCATCTGTGTTGAATCTTCCATTTGAAGGTCCTCAATTTAAG GTGATGGAAGATCTTCGAGAACGCTTCTTTGGTCCTTCATTTGAACTTATGTCACATGATAAA TATGCAGAGATATGGGCTTTAGATGAGAAAGATCCATTCATGAGGCCAGAAGGTGGAGAATGTGTTGATGATGTTGCTTCTAGGCTTGCAAATGCTTTGGCAACTATAGAGTCAGAATTTCAAGG ATGTGCAGTCTTGATTGTTAGCCATGGGGATCCCCTCCAAATCCTGCAGACAATACTCAATGCAGTTAAGCAGCAAACAGTATCCAGTAGTAATGACTTGGCGTCAAGAGTACAAGCAGTTAGAGTGCCTTCCATCTTGTCACAGCACCGGAAACATGCGCTCCTCACTGCAGAGCTCCGTGCAGTTATATAA
- the LOC115967158 gene encoding auxin-responsive protein SAUR61-like, giving the protein MARKWHEIAYIEKKRVSYLRSGEVNAINCSTSTVAEKGHFVVYTSDQRRFVMPLAYLYTTIFQELFKMSEEEFGLSSKGPITLPCDAVFMNYVVLLIQRGAVKDLEKALRLGFCNFILSEL; this is encoded by the exons ATGGCAAGGAAGTGGCATGAAATAGCTTACATAGAGAAGAAAAGAGTTTCTTATCTAAGAAGTGGAGAAGTGAACGCAATCAATTGCAGCACATCTACTGTGGCTGAGAAAGGCCATTTTGTTGTCTACACAAGTGATCAAAGGCGTTTTGTCATGCCCTTAGCTTATCTCTACACCACCATCTTTCAAGAGCTCTTCAAGATGTCTGAAGAAGAGTTTGGGCTATCAAGTAAGGGGCCTATCACATTACCATGTGATGCAGTCTTCATGAATTACGTAGTCTTACTCATCCAAAGAGGTGCAGTTAAAGATTTAGAGAAAGCTTTG AGACTTGGCTTTTGTAACTTTATTCTTTCAGAGTTGTAG